One part of the Lycium ferocissimum isolate CSIRO_LF1 chromosome 8, AGI_CSIRO_Lferr_CH_V1, whole genome shotgun sequence genome encodes these proteins:
- the LOC132066380 gene encoding uncharacterized protein LOC132066380, which produces MEINEKLDNFLVLEKGMSFKDLDEAKRVMGYYAVSNKKGLRVDHGNNIRLRYKCDVGCLFVCLISVHNKDQRFKIKTLELKHNCQPAFKNRRATQQALAHYFKKNVQNNHKYKLKDMRRDLDDQFKLNISASKMKKVKRIVLEKLDGSYIDDFNRLEAYAQELRDSNPGTDVMINISKKALEQGKRRFLRMYVCFQALKSGWRGGLRPFIGLDGTFLKGKCRGILLVVLGQDSMKHFYPLAWAVVDRETSRT; this is translated from the coding sequence atggaaataaatgagaaaCTAGACAATTTTTTAGTGTTGGAAAAGGGTATGAGCTTTAAGGATCTTGATGAAGCTAAAAGAGTTATGGGCTATTACGCAGTTTCTAATAAGAAAGGACTTAGGGTTGATCATGGTAACAATATTAGACTTAGATATAAGTGTGATGTTGGCTGCCTTTTTGTGTGTTTGATTTCTGTACATAACAAAGATCAGAGATTTAAGATTAAGACCTTGGAACTAAAACATAATTGTCAGCCAGCATTTAAAAATAGAAGAGCTACTCAACAAGCTTTAGCACACTACTTCAAGAAAAATGTGCAGAATAATCATAAGTACAAGCTGAAAGACATGAGGCGAGATTTGGATGATCAATTTAAACTTAATATTAGTGCTTCAAAGATGAAGAAGGTTAAGAGGATCGTTTTAGAGAAACTGGATGGTAGCTACATTGATGATTTCAATAGGTTGGAGGCTTATGCTCAAGAATTGAGGGATAGCAATCCTGGTACTGATGTGATGATAAACATATCTAAAAAGGCTCTTGAACAAGGTAAAAGAAGATTTCTAAGAATGTATGTGTGCTTTCAAGCTTTGAAAAGTGGTTGGAGAGGAGGGTTGAGGCCATTTATAGGGCTTGATGGCACCTTTCTGAAAGGGAAGTGTAGAGGAATTTTGTTGGTTGTCCTTGGACAAGATTCAATGAAGCACTTCTATCCTCTTGCTTGGGCAGTAGTGGATAGAGAAACATCCAGAACATGA